GGACTGCACGATTCCCCTCGCGTCCTTCATCGAACGCCTCGCGCCCTTCGGCCCGGGCAACCACGAGCCGGTATTCCTCATCGGCCCGCTGCAGATCATGCCGGGAAGCCGTATCGTCGGCGACGGTCACCTCAAGATCGTCGCCCGGGACGAGTCGGGGCGGACCGGGGATCTCATCGGGTTCTCGATGGGCAGGGAATGGCGTCCCGCCGTGATCATCGGCAGCCGCCTCGACGTCCTCGCCCATCTTCGCCGGAACGTCTACAACGGCCGCGAGGAACCGCAACTGCAGCTCACCGGCATACGGACGGCCGGGGATCCCGTCCGGATTTGAGCACGGAGGCGGGGCGCCGTGAAGAGATCCGCCGAACAGGAGACGCTCGACCGTCTCTTCGACGAGACGGTCTCGACGGTGCGCGGCCTCGACGACGAGGGACGCGAGGCCCTCGAACGGGCGTACCGTTTCGCCGCCCGGGCGCACGAGGGCCAGAGCCGCCTCTCGGGCGCTCCCTTCATCACGCACGGACTCGAGGTGGCGCGCATCCTCGCGACGATGGGGCTCGACTCGAGCACCGTCGCGGCGGGACTGCTTCACGACGTCGTCGAGGACACCGAGATCGGCCTCGACGAGATCGGGAAGGAGTTCGGTCCGGAGATCGCCGGCCTCGTCGACGGCATGACCAAGATCGGACGGCTCCGCTTCTCTTCACCAGAGGAGCGTCAGGCGGAGGCGGCCAGGCGGATGCTCGTCTCGATGGCCCGCGACGTCCGCGTCATCTTCATCAAGCTCGCCGATCGCCTGCACAACATGCGCACGCTGGAACACCTGCCGCAGGACCGGATCCTCGAGATCGCGAGGGAGACGATGGAGATCTACGCGCCGCTCGCGCATCGGCTGGGCGCCGCCCGGATCAGGAGCGAGCTCGAGGATCTCGCCTTCCGCTTCCTCGAGCCGGAGACCTTCGCGCGCGTCAGCGGACTCGTCCGCGAGAGGACGGCGGACGGGGCGGCGGTCGTCGAAGCCTTCAGGCGGCCGATCGAGGAGCGGCTCCGTGAACACGGCATCGATGCGGTCATCACCTCCCGCGTCAAGCACGTGTACAGCATCTGGCGGAAAATGGTCTCCAAGCAGGTGCGGTTCGACCGGATCGACGATATCCTCGCGATACGCATCATCGTGCCGACGATCAGCGATTGCTATCTCACCCTCGAGATCGTGCATGCGATCTACCAGCCCCTGGACGACCGGTTCCACGATTTCATCGCCTCGCCCAAGGGCAACATGTACCAGTCGCTGCACACCACCGTCGTCGACGGCGAGGGGCGCCGGATCGAGATGCAGATCAGGACGCGCGAGATGGATATCGTCGCCCGCTACGGGCTTGCGGCCCACTGGCGCTACAAGGAGAAGGATACGTCCATGCCCGGCTGGGAGCGATGGACGGAGCTGTTCAACCGGGCGGTCGGCGACCAGCTCGAGATCTCCGATCCAAAC
The DNA window shown above is from Candidatus Krumholzibacteriota bacterium and carries:
- a CDS encoding bifunctional (p)ppGpp synthetase/guanosine-3',5'-bis(diphosphate) 3'-pyrophosphohydrolase; this translates as MKRSAEQETLDRLFDETVSTVRGLDDEGREALERAYRFAARAHEGQSRLSGAPFITHGLEVARILATMGLDSSTVAAGLLHDVVEDTEIGLDEIGKEFGPEIAGLVDGMTKIGRLRFSSPEERQAEAARRMLVSMARDVRVIFIKLADRLHNMRTLEHLPQDRILEIARETMEIYAPLAHRLGAARIRSELEDLAFRFLEPETFARVSGLVRERTADGAAVVEAFRRPIEERLREHGIDAVITSRVKHVYSIWRKMVSKQVRFDRIDDILAIRIIVPTISDCYLTLEIVHAIYQPLDDRFHDFIASPKGNMYQSLHTTVVDGEGRRIEMQIRTREMDIVARYGLAAHWRYKEKDTSMPGWERWTELFNRAVGDQLEISDPN